The Anopheles merus strain MAF chromosome 2L, AmerM5.1, whole genome shotgun sequence genome has a segment encoding these proteins:
- the LOC121593922 gene encoding protein spinster-like isoform X1 translates to MAQPVRGGIQSNPAEQMPLDSNSGMSSVEEIKLQSVHENSNVVTQSNPAEQMPMVSNDMQNTMEEERDRWEKPSDTARCLCFEVLSVINGQMHMDWPVTFFLMAITIHRLKMNKEESIILWLAIVLPYALFAPVFGYLGDRYSRKWIMVLGVLLASMATLLNTFTDSFWWFTTFRVLAGIGQASFSTLAPTIISDMYIGIKRSLRLISFHNAQPFGCFFGIMIATIISTTESCVWLTRVPPVLGAIAVVPIMMMHDPRRGQSEGTHHLPTTSYIKDLRVIKRNRSFICRSWKSYPMPAPLCSESETLYTFFVNFCVFCWFPGPFFANWLQAKNANANPYICAVGLLLSVPLIFFPFHWMAGNVLVLWLLVYFSAVGINSTLPNVMYILLSVVAATRRATAVGFQICISHLIGVVFGLYLNVWQLLKTYDSLQFVNETVSDDPYRPSTELNESTLLYRPSLTNTTATEANMNDVINFAMLHYSFQRVIWLPGVFVFIGTTCFLVTACYIDQDRKRVKAEV, encoded by the exons ATGGCTCAGCCAGTCCGCGGTGGCATCCAATCCAATCCGGCAGAACAAATGCCCTTGGACTCCAATTCCGGAATGTCCTCCGTAGAAGAGATAAAGCTGCAGAGCGTTCACGAAAACTCAAATGTTGTTACTCAATCCAATCCGGCAGAACAAATGCCCATGGTCTCCAATGATATGCAGAATACGATGGAAGAGGAGCGCGACAGGTGGGAGAAACCAAGTGACACTGCGAGGTGCCTGTGTTTTGAGGTCCTGAGCGTCATCAACGGCCAGATGCACATGGACTGGCCCGTAACGTTCT TTTTAATGGCAATAACAATACATCGCTTGAAAATGAACAAAGAAGAATCGATCATCCTGTGGCTAGCAATCGTGCTACCATACGCGTTATTTGCGCCTGTGTTTGGCTATTTGGGCGATCGTTACTCGCGGAAATGGATCATGGTGCTGGGTGTGTTGCTCGCGAGCATGGCCACCCTGCTCAATACGTTCACGGATTCGTTCTGGTGGTTCACGACGTTCCGGGTGCTGGCCGGTATTGGGCAGGCGTCCTTCAGTACCCTAGCACCCACCATCATCTCTGACATGTACATTGGTATAAAAAGATCGTTGAGGCTGATCAGCTTCCATAATGCTCAACcgtttggatgtttttttggaAT TATGATTGCAACAATCATTTCCACAACGGAATCATGCGTTTGGCTTACTCGGGTGCCACCGGTGCTGGGTGCGATCGCAGTGGTGCCGATTATGATGATGCATGATCCACGGCGGGGCCAGAGCGAAGGCACACATCACCTACCGACCACCTCGTACATTAAGGACCTGAGAGTGATCAAGCGCAACCGTTCGTTCATCTG TAGAAGCTGGAAGAGCTATCCTATGCCAGCACCGTTGTGCTC GGAATCAGAAACTTTATATACCTTTTTTGTGAACTTCTGCGTGTTCTGTTGGTTCCCCGGACCGTTTTTTGCCAACTGGTTGCAAGCAAAGAACGCAAACGCCAACCCGTACATTTGTGCGGTAGGTTTGCTCCTAAGCGTGCCGCTGATATTTTTCCCGTTTCACTGGATGGCGGGAAATGTGCTAGTGTTGTGGTTGCTAGTTTATTTCAGCGCAGTGGGCATCAATTCGACTTTGCCGAACGTAATGTACATTCTGCTG AGCGTCGTTGCAGCTACGAGACGCGCCACTGCAGTGGGCTTCCAAATTTGTATCTCGCACCTAATTGGAGTGGTTTTTGGTTTATATCTGAATGTTTGG CAATTGCTAAAAACATACGATTCGCTTCAGTTTGTGAATGAAACAGTATCAGATGATCCGTACCGCCCAAGCACAGAATTGAACGAATCAACACTGTTGTATAGGCCGAGCTTAACAAACACAACCGCTACCGAAGCAAATATGAACGATGTAATAAATTTTGCGATGCTGCATTACTCTTTTCAAAGAGTCATTTGGCTTCCCGGTGTCTTCGTGTTCATCGGTACTACATGTTTCCTCGTGACCGCATGCTACATCGATCAGGATCGGAAACGCGTTAAGGCAGAGGTGTGA
- the LOC121593922 gene encoding protein spinster-like isoform X2, whose translation MAQPVRGGIQSNPAEQMPLDSNSGMSSVEEIKLQSVHENSNVVTQSNPAEQMPMVSNDMQNTMEEERDRWEKPSDTARCLCFEVLSVINGQMHMDWPVTFFLMAITIHRLKMNKEESIILWLAIVLPYALFAPVFGYLGDRYSRKWIMVLGVLLASMATLLNTFTDSFWWFTTFRVLAGIGQASFSTLAPTIISDMYIGIKRSLRLISFHNAQPFGCFFGIMIATIISTTESCVWLTRVPPVLGAIAVVPIMMMHDPRRGQSEGTHHLPTTSYIKDLRVIKRNRSFICRSWKSYPMPAPLCSESETLYTFFVNFCVFCWFPGPFFANWLQAKNANANPYICAVGLLLSVPLIFFPFHWMAGNVLVLWLLVYFSAVGINSTLPNVMYILLSVVAATRRATAVGFQICISHLIGVVFGLYLNVWFVNETVSDDPYRPSTELNESTLLYRPSLTNTTATEANMNDVINFAMLHYSFQRVIWLPGVFVFIGTTCFLVTACYIDQDRKRVKAEV comes from the exons ATGGCTCAGCCAGTCCGCGGTGGCATCCAATCCAATCCGGCAGAACAAATGCCCTTGGACTCCAATTCCGGAATGTCCTCCGTAGAAGAGATAAAGCTGCAGAGCGTTCACGAAAACTCAAATGTTGTTACTCAATCCAATCCGGCAGAACAAATGCCCATGGTCTCCAATGATATGCAGAATACGATGGAAGAGGAGCGCGACAGGTGGGAGAAACCAAGTGACACTGCGAGGTGCCTGTGTTTTGAGGTCCTGAGCGTCATCAACGGCCAGATGCACATGGACTGGCCCGTAACGTTCT TTTTAATGGCAATAACAATACATCGCTTGAAAATGAACAAAGAAGAATCGATCATCCTGTGGCTAGCAATCGTGCTACCATACGCGTTATTTGCGCCTGTGTTTGGCTATTTGGGCGATCGTTACTCGCGGAAATGGATCATGGTGCTGGGTGTGTTGCTCGCGAGCATGGCCACCCTGCTCAATACGTTCACGGATTCGTTCTGGTGGTTCACGACGTTCCGGGTGCTGGCCGGTATTGGGCAGGCGTCCTTCAGTACCCTAGCACCCACCATCATCTCTGACATGTACATTGGTATAAAAAGATCGTTGAGGCTGATCAGCTTCCATAATGCTCAACcgtttggatgtttttttggaAT TATGATTGCAACAATCATTTCCACAACGGAATCATGCGTTTGGCTTACTCGGGTGCCACCGGTGCTGGGTGCGATCGCAGTGGTGCCGATTATGATGATGCATGATCCACGGCGGGGCCAGAGCGAAGGCACACATCACCTACCGACCACCTCGTACATTAAGGACCTGAGAGTGATCAAGCGCAACCGTTCGTTCATCTG TAGAAGCTGGAAGAGCTATCCTATGCCAGCACCGTTGTGCTC GGAATCAGAAACTTTATATACCTTTTTTGTGAACTTCTGCGTGTTCTGTTGGTTCCCCGGACCGTTTTTTGCCAACTGGTTGCAAGCAAAGAACGCAAACGCCAACCCGTACATTTGTGCGGTAGGTTTGCTCCTAAGCGTGCCGCTGATATTTTTCCCGTTTCACTGGATGGCGGGAAATGTGCTAGTGTTGTGGTTGCTAGTTTATTTCAGCGCAGTGGGCATCAATTCGACTTTGCCGAACGTAATGTACATTCTGCTG AGCGTCGTTGCAGCTACGAGACGCGCCACTGCAGTGGGCTTCCAAATTTGTATCTCGCACCTAATTGGAGTGGTTTTTGGTTTATATCTGAATGTTTGG TTTGTGAATGAAACAGTATCAGATGATCCGTACCGCCCAAGCACAGAATTGAACGAATCAACACTGTTGTATAGGCCGAGCTTAACAAACACAACCGCTACCGAAGCAAATATGAACGATGTAATAAATTTTGCGATGCTGCATTACTCTTTTCAAAGAGTCATTTGGCTTCCCGGTGTCTTCGTGTTCATCGGTACTACATGTTTCCTCGTGACCGCATGCTACATCGATCAGGATCGGAAACGCGTTAAGGCAGAGGTGTGA
- the LOC121593923 gene encoding uncharacterized protein LOC121593923, translated as MAFPNPVVADPAVAGPALPAVIGAAVPVTFYFEPFNPASSKFDRWLNRLQISFRIYHVREADKRDFLLHYMGGPTYDVLCNKLKNAEPHTKTFDEIVALLKEHYSPTPLEILENFKFASRKQLEQETLSDYLMHLEKLAQTCNFGDYMDKALRNQFVFGIQNRVIQSRLLEVRDLTLTKAKEIAFGMEMSHRGTDEMHNSRQKSEVQYIEHGANKTKKNFQSSSQASSSQSSGRLSNKQNGGNKRCYRCGDPDHYADKCKHKTTICKYCKKEGHLERMCLTKTNEKGTDDAHHLEEQPCVMKDVLHLNAIQGIAGSADLPVDQRLRRSLRTIKPPHRLNL; from the exons ATGGCGTTTCCTAACCCGGTTGTCGCCGATCCGGCAGTCGCCGGTCCCGCTTTGCCTGCTGTGATTGGTGCTGCGGTACCAGTTACATTTTATTTCGAGCCATTCAATCCTGCTTCATCTAAATTTGACCGATGGTTAAATCGACTACAAATTTCATTCCGGATTTACCACGTGCGTGAAGCCGATAAACGCGATTTTCTGCTACACTACATGGGCGGCCCTACATACGATGTGCTGTGCAATAAGCTGAAAAATGCTGAGCCACATACGAAAACGTTCGACGAGATTGTAGCTCTACTGAAGGAACATTACAGTCCTACTCCTTTGGAAATACTGGAGAATTTCAAGTTCGCGAGCCGTAAACAGCTAGAGCAAGAAACTCTAAGCGATTACCTGATGCATTTGGAGAAGCTCGCCCAAACATGCAATTTCGGGGACTACATGGACAAGGCCCTCCGGAACCAGTTCGTTTTTGGCATCCAGAACCGTGTGATACAGTCTCGATTGCTGGAAGTGCGCGACTTAACCTTGACAAAGGCAAAGGAGATCGCATTCGGAATGGAAATGTCTCATCGTGGAACCGATGAAATGCACAACTCACGTCAAAAAAGTGAGGTTCAGTACATCGAGCATggagcaaacaaaactaaaaaaaatttcCAGTCATCGAGCCAAGCCAGTTCCAGTCAAAGTTCCGGTCGCCTGTCGAACAAGCAGAATGGTGGAAATAAACGATGTTATCGTTGCGGGGATCCTGACCACTACGCAGACAAATGCAAACATAAAACTACGATCTGCAAATACTGCAAGAAAGAGGGGCACCTTGAGAGGATGTGTCTCACCAAGACCAACGAGAAGGGGACGGATGACGCACATCACCTGGAGGAGCAGCCGTGTGTTATGAAGGATGTGTTACACCTGAACGCGATCCAAGGTATTGCTG GGTCAGCGGACTTGCCGGTGGACCAAAGGTTGCGTCGTTCTCTGCGGACCATCAAGCCTCCGCATAGGCTCAACCTATAA